One genomic region from Quercus robur chromosome 4, dhQueRobu3.1, whole genome shotgun sequence encodes:
- the LOC126720890 gene encoding pentatricopeptide repeat-containing protein At3g14580, mitochondrial, with amino-acid sequence MILRRRTLLAYNKNAIFHSLSTQSTTIQTPYRTTPIPPQDSDTLNKLNHKDWLAPCEVLKITSAIKNPTSLITFLDQYSKRKDYKPNEALYTLVINKLAQANMFDAIDYVMQRINAERHCCRLSDEFFYNVIKIYGNVACRTSKAIDTLFDMPKYNCWPSVKTFNFVLNMLVSAKLFDVVHDVYMRAPQLGIEIDACCLNILIKGLCECGKLEAALYVLDEFPKQRLRPNVRTYSTLMHALCDKGKVGEAFGLFERMEKEGIYPDTITYNILISGLRKEGRVEEGMELLERMKYKGCYPNAGSYQEVLYGLLDTKKFVKAKEFMGRMILEGLSPSFMSYKLLIQGLCKDKLLGDVDWVLKQMVQQGFVPKMGIWKRILRSMFPGKNRDSSISFEEIVGN; translated from the coding sequence ATGATTCTGCGTAGAAGGACCCTTTTGGCTTACAATAAAAATGCAatctttcactctctctcaaCTCAATCAACAACCATCCAAACCCCGTATCGTACAACTCCAATACCACCCCAAGATTCTGATACTCTCAACAAACTCAACCACAAAGACTGGTTAGCACCATGTGAGGTTTTGAAAATTACCAGTGCAATCAAAAACCCCACTTCGCTCATCACATTCTTGGACCAGTACTCTAAACGTAAAGACTATAAACCCAATGAAGCTCTTTACACTTTGGTCATCAACAAGCTTGCTCAGGCCAACATGTTTGATGCCATTGACTATGTTATGCAAAGAATCAACGCCGAAAGGCATTGTTGTCGGTTATCTGACGAGTTTTTCTATAATGTTATCAAGATTTACGGCAATGTAGCTTGTCGAACAAGCAAAGCAATCGATACCCTTTTCGATATGCCAAAGTATAATTGCTGGCCTAGTGTGAAAACCTTTAACTTTGTGCTCAATATGCTTGTTTCGGCGAAACTGTTTGATGTTGTTCATGATGTGTATATGCGTGCTCCTCAGTTGGGTATTGAGATTGATGCTTGTTGTCTTAACATACTCATCAAAGGGTTGTGCGAGTGTGGGAAATTGGAGGCCGCACTCTACGTGCTCGATGAATTTCCTAAGCAAAGGTTGAGGCCAAATGTGAGGACATATTCGACACTAATGCACGCATTGTGTGATAAAGGGAAGGTAGGGGAAGCATTTGGTTTGtttgagaggatggaaaaggaAGGGATTTATCCAGATACAATCACATACAATATTTTGATATCAGGGCTTAGGAAAGAAGGGAGAGTTGAAGAGGGTATGGAgcttttagagagaatgaaGTACAAAGGGTGTTATCCGAATGCAGGATCTTATCAGGAGGTTTTGTATGGATTACTTGATACCAAGAAGTTTGTTAAAGCAAAGGAGTTTATGGGTAGGATGATCTTGGAGGGTCTAAGTCCAAGTTTCATGTCTTACAAGTTATTGATTCAGGGGCTTTGCAAGGACAAGTTATTGGGGGATGTGGATTGGGTATTGAAGCAGATGGTGCAGCAAGGTTTTGTTCCAAAGATGGGGATTTGGAAGCGGATTCTCAGAAGTATGTTTCCAGGAAAGAACCGAGATAGCAGTATTTCTTTTGAGGAAATTGTAGGGAATTAG